In Alteromonas macleodii, the sequence ACGCCAACTTCATTTACCGTATCGACAATCGCGAGTATCGCTACGCCTTTCAAGCAAAAGTTTGCCATCCCAAGGCAACCTAACTTAGCAAAAGCTCATGGGATAATAACGTTCGAAGAAGGGTTTAACGATATCCACATGCTAAAAGGGATAGAAAGTTATAGTCACCTGTGGCTACTTTTTATTTTTCATCAAAACATTGAGCGCGGTTGGAAAAATACAGTAAAGGCACCTCGGTTGGGCGGCAATGCCACTATGGGTGTTTTAGCCACTCGCAGTACACATCGGCCGAACAGTATTGGTATGTCTGTCGTGAAAAACAATGGGCTAGTACACGATAAGGGTAAAGCGCACTTGCTGGTAGAAGGTGTAGATTTAGTAGACGGTACGCCGCTTATCGATATCAAACCTTATATTGGTTACGCAGATAGTGTCCAACACGCAAGCGACAAGCTTGACGACATTAGCCCCATTCCCCAACGCCATGTGAAATTTTTAGATACGCTTAAGCCAACGCTTTCTGAAATAGACAAAAAGTACAGCGACTTTACCTCTTTAGTTAAGGCGGTACTGGCGCAAGACCCTCGCCCAGCTTATAAACAAAAGCTAGATAACGACGAGAAAACCTATCGCGTTACCCTATACGATGTTGATGTAGGCTTTAAGGTGAAAAATAGTGTGGTATGGGTAACTGAGCTTATTCATTTAGGTTAATTGCACTTTTAGTGTAAACAGTCTGTGGCGAAATGGCTCACAGTTAATTAGAATACCGCCAAACGTGTGATGCTCATTCTTTGGTTAAAGCATTTAGCAACAATTCCATAAATTGCATAATGTGTACAACTTATCGCAGAAGGCCAGCACACCCACAGTCATAAATACATTGAAAACAGGATACCTGCTTTACATGCGCACTAGTCAATATTTGCTTGCCACGCAGAAAGAAACACCTGCCGATGCAGAGGTTATCAGCCACCAGCTTATGCTGAGAGCTGGTATGATCAGAAAGCTTGCCTCAGGTCTTTACACGTGGCTGCCGTCAGGTCTTCGTGTACTTAATAAAGTAGCCAATATTGTTCGTGAAGAAATGAACAAAGCAGGCGCGATTGAAGTGCTTATGCCCGTTGTTCAGCCTGCCGATCTATGGGAAGAGTCAGGACGCTGGGAAGAATACGGCCCAGAACTGCTTCGCGTTAAAGACCGTCACCAGCGCGACTTTGTATTAGGCCCAACTCACGAAGAAGTGGTTACAGCCCTTGTACGCAATGAAATAAGCAGCTACAAGCAACTTCCACTAAACCTGTATCAAATCCAGACAAAATTCCGCGACGAAGTTCGCCCGCGTTTCGGCATTATGCGTGGTCGTGAGTTTACGATGAAAGATGCATATAGCTTTCACTTAGAAGAAAGCTGCCTGGAAGAGACTTACCAGCAAATGTATGACGCTTACTGCAACATTTTCTCTCGTATGGGTCTTGATTACAGAGCAGTAATAGCCGATTCAGGCTCAATTGGTGGTAATCATTCTCATGAGTTTCACGTGCTAGCTGACTCTGGTGAAGACGCCATTGCATTCTCATCAGGCAGCGACTACGCGGCTAACGTTGAAATGGCCGCCGCTGTGGCACCAGAAAAAGCACAAGCTACCGGTGCCTCTGTAGAAACGAAAGATGCAAAAGGCAAAGATTTCGAAAAAATACTTAAAAGTATCGATGCCGATATAACCAA encodes:
- the tsaA gene encoding tRNA (N6-threonylcarbamoyladenosine(37)-N6)-methyltransferase TrmO gives rise to the protein MTTPTSFTVSTIASIATPFKQKFAIPRQPNLAKAHGIITFEEGFNDIHMLKGIESYSHLWLLFIFHQNIERGWKNTVKAPRLGGNATMGVLATRSTHRPNSIGMSVVKNNGLVHDKGKAHLLVEGVDLVDGTPLIDIKPYIGYADSVQHASDKLDDISPIPQRHVKFLDTLKPTLSEIDKKYSDFTSLVKAVLAQDPRPAYKQKLDNDEKTYRVTLYDVDVGFKVKNSVVWVTELIHLG